The genomic segment TGGTACAGAATGGAAATGAAGCATGGTGAAGAGGGTTGGAACACAGTATACTGTATCTTTCATATGCACAGCCAATGAAATAAGCATGTCTTGCTTGATAAAAGGCTGCTCATTCCATTACTGTCAAGTTATTTAATggaaatgaattaaaaataatttgaaaacaaatacgctcaggcccatagccaggattttgatcggggggagggggggtccTAGCTTGCATTGGTACTCAATTTTTCTTCATCAGAGCAGACCTTCCAGTTgagtggggtggttcttccgaacccctcgaaccccccctggctacgggcctgatgcTGTCCATTGGTGAACCACCTGCTTTAACAGTGCTGTGTAGGGACAAGTGTTTGTATGAAACCATTTGTATGCACTTTTAGACTGCTGTTTGTTTGCTTCTAGGTGATGAAGAATTTGTGATCCTTGCATGTGATGGGCTTTGGGATACTGTAAAGCCAGAGCAAGCCATCAAACTTGTGAAAGAACACATCGCAAGTGGAAATGACAGATGTGATGTGGCAAAAGTTCTTGTTGACGAGGCCAAGCAGGAGGGATCAAGCGACAATATATCTGTTCTCGTAGTATTCTTAGATGCacacagaaaagaaaaaaagaaaaattcatCCATTTCAACACCAGTATCCAATGCATTAGTTGATAAAATAAGTGAATCCCATCGATGTGCTGGAATTGGAGATGGTTTGGAGAATGATGAAGACTCCTTAGGATCTTTAGTAGCTAAAGTGAAAGTATCAACTGAAACTACCATAGAAGAAAGAACAGATAATTTTTCTTGCAAAGTTACTTGTACAGATGACAATCACTGTATGAATGAGGTAAAATCTGAAGATAATTGTCATCATTTTGACATAAAAACAAGTGATGAGTCCTAAGATCAGATTCTGTTTAGTCTATTTAGGGTTTACCAGAAATGTTGTTTTATGGTCAAAGTGTGTTAAGCTGTTATAAAGAAGCTACAAATGTATACCTATATTTTACATAAAAATTGCATCCATTCATGGTAAAATTGCTTGAAAGTCCTTTTGGCTTTTGCCAATTTATCAATGTAACTATGGGTGCTACCGAATCATattctatatattatataaaccTATATcaaattaattttatttttatataattcAAAGGCTGCAGTCAAGGCTTAGTTGgaagatttgaaaaaaaaaacaactctaaTTGATTACACTCATTTTATTCATTATTGTTACTGAAATTATTgttactgaaaaaaaaaagggtaaATGTAAAAACAAGCTCTATGTCTTCCCAGTTGTGGCCCTATATGCTGTGGATTGAGATCCTACCCATTCATTTGTATATTACTActagtgaaaaaaataaactttatatttattgctgtttcattttttttgtaatgtaCAGCGTACAGCCCAGTATACATATAAATGCATTAATACATTGCAAAtcattaaattattatttcatttacatttatggttggaATTGAAGCTCAATCAAAGTTTAGCTGCACATGAGAACATGTTATGCATTTTTCTGCGTGTTGGATGAACATGCGAAAGGCTTGATTTAATTGCTCCAACTCTTTCTGGGCCATGTTGATGGACTCTTGTAAAACTCTGTTGTCATCCTCTAGCTGCAAAAATTGTCGTCGCctaaattaaacaaaattgTCGTTAAAACAAGAGAAACTACATTTTAAAGAGAAGTAGAACAAATTTGAATCTTTATTTCCCCTACTTTTTTGCTCGATATTTTCGACTGCTGATGACGTTGCGAGCTCGCCTGTTCTGGTCGGTTTTGTACGTTCTCGTCTTTTCTGTGACAGCATTGCTAAGATTTTCAGGATTTTCGAAATAAATCCCGATAGTCGGCTGCATCTGGTTTTGATGACTAGCTTCCGCCAGAAACTGCATTGTGAAACCAATTGAGAAATAAGTTTTAGTTACAAACCAAAATGTTTTAAGTATGTTGCAACAACCGGACATTACAAACAAAAGgtggttattttattttctataaatCTGGCGAATACTTAGATCACTACTTACCCCTGGTCCTTTTTGCTCGAAGAAGTTGTTAAGGTCTAGTAAAGAAAAACTCATTTTCCAAAGAATTTACGTCGAATTGTAACTTTGTGGGACGTCActgtttgttttgaaaaaaaattgttttcaaattTCCCGCGGTGGATGACGCGCGTGTGACTAGTGACGTCAGCATGGCGCCAACATCCTTTCAGCCAATCAAAAACAGCTACAAGAATGTGATATTTATCATGAGGGGGAGTcggttccctgctagcagaggcgaTAATGGGGGCAATTTCCaggctaatttttttttcgttctcTTAACCTACTATCAAGTAGCATGctatagtatttttttttcaatcgcATACTGATGTCTCGGGTTTTGACTATAGCCCTTCTAGAATGGATAATGGcaaatatttgattgaaaaaaaaaacttcttatTCGGTACGTAATTTGATTATATTGATTTGATGGGACCGCTAGGGAATGCGCGAGGCACAAATTCTGAATGCctaacatttttatttcaaatcaaCGAAAATTTCCCTCGGTTTCTAGCAACAACCAATAGAATTCCGTGTTTTAAGTCACGTGATATAAGTTGAGCTTCGAGAGTTGATGGGAACTATAAATTTGTAATGGTTTGTATAAGAAGATTATTCACCCCGAATTTCTCCGTTGCATTACCGCAGTGAGGACAGGAAAGGAGAGTTAGAGATGGAGGAAAACTCCGTAGAGGTAGGGCTTCAAATATAGATGAATCCCATTGCTTTTAAAGATAAATATCACTTGTGTTTCAATCGGGGTTTCAAACCGTCCGCCATCTTTTGACAAGTGCTAGTTTTGGTACTGTTCTCTTCTGAATTTTATCAAAATGTATAACTTAAATGTCTTTTCTGTAGGACATAAGTTAAGTTAAACACAACTATTTGATATAATTTCGGCGCTGTCGGCATCAGATTCTGgtactcgtttttttttcgagaaCAACCGTCAACCTACtttttttccataaaaaaTCCAGTGAATTTTTTAACAGAATTTTCAATCGGCGGCTAATGGGTGATTATTTTATGTGtgtgttttaaaatttcaTGTTCTATTCTCGTTGATTTGATTAGGTAAAGCAgttttataattatttatattttttgaaaCAGTTTCTTTTTAAGGCTGGAAAGAGGATGACACTCACTTCTATTCCaatttgttttcgaataaatataaatgtaTTCTCGTTATATACTTGTCATGTATAGTGATAACATGGGTAAAAACAGAATTTTTTTCTCGCGTCCCCTtaattatttgtttataaCTATGATTACTTTTTAATTGCATGCATTAATTGTATGAAATtttcgttgttgttgctgccattgctattgttgttgttgctttgtAGTTATTCGATATTAGATTTGGACTCTTATAGAAATGATCTAGTTGCTCTTGCCATGTTATTCAATCTCGGTGCATAAACAGGAGCATCCGTACTACTACATGTACTCAGCATTAATAGAGTTATCCTAAAACACTATTTAGATTGCAAACAATAAATTTGTTTATGGATTATTGTAAGGATCAGATTTCTCCTCACACAGATTTGTTGTTGCATGTTGACTGAGTATCCAAATCCAATTCTGGGAAtagtcaatcataccaccGTGATCAATCAATTCCCTTGCTTTCTACCTTAAAATGGTTTATGACTTGACAGCAAAAACATGAAAGCCATTGATTGGTCTAGATCGTTAAATGCCTACACCCCCTACTGCAAAGCAAGATGAGGATTTTGGATTTGCCAAGGTCATTTAATAATGAATATAGCTATAAAGTTTGAAATAACTATTCATGTGAAAAAAGATTATAAAATTTCCATAACAAGGAGGAAATTTTGTTCCTATCACAGATTACCCCCTTTGCCCCTCCCCACTTTTCTTTCCTGGGTACTCTGGGAGTATCCTAGATTATTGTCTTGCTGACTCCTTGATTTTCAAATACCTCCCTGTTATTTTAGCTACCTTATCATACATAATTTTCGTG from the Nematostella vectensis chromosome 4, jaNemVect1.1, whole genome shotgun sequence genome contains:
- the LOC116620251 gene encoding uncharacterized protein LOC116620251, which translates into the protein MSFSLLDLNNFFEQKGPGFLAEASHQNQMQPTIGIYFENPENLSNAVTEKTRTYKTDQNRRARNVISSRKYRAKKRRQFLQLEDDNRVLQESINMAQKELEQLNQAFRMFIQHAEKCITCSHVQLNFD